One genomic segment of Profundibacter amoris includes these proteins:
- the fdhF gene encoding formate dehydrogenase subunit alpha, producing the protein MAKEIRFILDGKEAIAHEGETIWEVANRRGLKIPHLCHKPAKGYRPDGNCRACMVEIEGERTLAASCIRTPVEGMKVTTNSARAKTARKMVVELLLADQPELDKAHDKSAHLWDVAAQTGVTDSRFPAIDSARVPLLDNSHVAMRVNLDACIQCGLCVRACREVQVNDVIGMAGRGHDAYPVFDMDDPMGASTCVACGECVQACPTGALMPATVLDETGQGDSADFDSEVASVCPFCGVGCQISLKIKDGKVKYVEGLDGPANEGRLCVKGRFGFDYIHHAHRLTKPLIRRADAPTKGLNVDPANPLTHFREATWDEALDFAAKGLSDLGGTKVAGFGSAKCTNEEAYLFQKLIRQGFGHNNVDHCTRLCHASSVAALMENVGSGAVTATFNEINNSDVAIVIGCNPTENHPVAATYFKQFTKRGGKLIVLDPRGQALKRHATHMLQFRPGADVSLLNAMMHVIVDEGLQDDAYIARYTENWQAEKDHLADFTPEKMADICGIAADDIRAAARTFAAGKAGMIFWGMGVSQHIHGTDNSRCLISLALMTGNVGKPGAGLHPLRGQNNVQGASDAGLIPMFMPDYQSVTDDGVRSAFTEVWKSGDFSAEKGLTVTEILDAVHAGQINGMYILGENPAMSDPDVTHARQALAKLDHLVVQDIFLTETASYADVILPASAFAEKDGTVTNTNRQVQMGRAALDPPGDARADWWIEVELAKRLGLGWNYTHPREVFAEMALNMKSLDNITWERLESEGAVTYPSLSPEDPGQAIVFGDGFPRTDKRALFTPANVIAPDEAPDADYPMILTTGRQLEHWHTGSMTRRATVLDTLEPEANCSLHPRTLRELGVEPGEMIRLTTRRGSVEIMARADRSVATDMVFLPFAYVEAAANILTNPALDPYGKIPEFKFAAVKVEKAGA; encoded by the coding sequence ATGGCCAAGGAAATCCGTTTCATTCTGGATGGCAAAGAGGCCATCGCGCACGAAGGCGAAACCATCTGGGAAGTCGCCAACAGGCGCGGGTTGAAAATCCCGCATCTGTGCCACAAACCGGCCAAAGGCTACCGCCCCGACGGCAATTGCCGCGCCTGTATGGTGGAAATCGAGGGCGAGCGCACATTGGCCGCGTCTTGCATCCGCACCCCTGTTGAAGGAATGAAGGTCACTACCAATTCCGCCCGTGCCAAAACGGCCCGCAAGATGGTGGTGGAACTGCTGCTGGCCGATCAGCCCGAACTGGACAAGGCGCATGACAAATCCGCCCATCTGTGGGATGTGGCCGCGCAAACCGGCGTGACGGACAGCCGTTTTCCGGCGATTGATTCTGCCCGCGTACCGCTGCTAGATAACAGTCATGTGGCGATGCGGGTCAATCTGGACGCCTGTATCCAATGCGGGTTGTGCGTGCGCGCCTGTCGCGAGGTGCAGGTGAATGATGTGATCGGCATGGCCGGCCGCGGGCATGATGCTTACCCTGTCTTCGACATGGATGATCCGATGGGCGCCAGCACCTGCGTGGCCTGTGGCGAATGTGTGCAGGCGTGCCCCACGGGTGCCCTGATGCCTGCCACTGTGCTGGATGAAACAGGGCAGGGCGACAGCGCTGATTTTGACAGTGAAGTTGCCTCTGTCTGCCCCTTCTGCGGCGTTGGCTGTCAGATTTCGCTTAAAATCAAAGACGGCAAGGTGAAATATGTCGAGGGGCTGGATGGCCCCGCCAACGAGGGGCGCCTGTGCGTCAAGGGCCGCTTTGGCTTTGACTATATCCATCATGCGCACCGTTTAACGAAACCTCTGATCCGGCGCGCGGATGCGCCCACCAAGGGGCTGAACGTTGACCCCGCCAACCCGCTGACCCATTTCCGCGAGGCCACCTGGGACGAGGCGCTGGATTTTGCCGCCAAAGGGCTGTCTGATCTGGGCGGCACCAAGGTGGCCGGTTTCGGCTCGGCCAAATGCACCAACGAAGAGGCGTATTTGTTCCAGAAACTGATCCGGCAGGGGTTCGGCCACAACAACGTCGATCACTGCACGCGGTTGTGTCATGCCTCAAGCGTTGCCGCGCTGATGGAAAATGTCGGATCGGGCGCGGTGACGGCCACCTTTAACGAAATAAACAACTCGGATGTGGCGATTGTGATTGGGTGTAACCCGACCGAAAACCACCCCGTCGCCGCCACCTATTTCAAACAGTTCACCAAACGCGGCGGCAAGCTGATCGTGCTGGATCCGCGCGGGCAGGCGCTGAAACGTCACGCCACCCATATGCTGCAATTCCGGCCCGGTGCGGATGTATCGCTGCTGAATGCGATGATGCATGTGATCGTGGACGAGGGGCTTCAGGACGACGCCTATATCGCCAGATACACTGAAAACTGGCAGGCGGAAAAGGATCATCTGGCCGATTTTACGCCGGAAAAGATGGCCGATATCTGTGGCATCGCGGCTGATGACATCCGCGCCGCCGCCCGCACCTTTGCGGCAGGCAAGGCGGGGATGATTTTCTGGGGTATGGGGGTGTCGCAACACATCCACGGCACCGATAATTCGCGCTGTCTGATCAGCCTTGCCCTGATGACTGGTAACGTTGGCAAACCCGGCGCGGGGTTGCACCCGTTACGCGGGCAAAACAACGTGCAGGGGGCGTCCGATGCGGGGCTGATCCCGATGTTCATGCCGGATTATCAATCCGTGACCGATGATGGCGTGCGCAGCGCCTTTACCGAGGTCTGGAAATCGGGCGATTTCAGCGCCGAGAAGGGGCTGACCGTCACCGAAATTCTGGATGCGGTTCACGCGGGGCAGATCAATGGCATGTATATTCTGGGTGAAAATCCGGCCATGTCGGACCCCGATGTGACCCACGCACGCCAAGCCTTGGCCAAACTTGACCACCTTGTGGTACAGGACATCTTCCTGACAGAAACCGCCAGTTATGCCGATGTGATCCTGCCCGCCAGCGCGTTTGCGGAAAAGGACGGCACCGTCACCAATACCAACCGCCAGGTGCAGATGGGCCGCGCAGCCCTTGACCCGCCGGGGGATGCGCGCGCTGATTGGTGGATCGAGGTCGAACTGGCCAAGCGACTGGGGCTGGGCTGGAATTATACCCACCCGCGCGAAGTCTTCGCGGAAATGGCGCTGAATATGAAAAGTCTGGACAACATCACATGGGAGCGGCTGGAATCTGAAGGGGCGGTGACCTATCCGTCCTTGTCTCCCGAGGATCCCGGACAGGCCATTGTGTTTGGCGATGGCTTCCCGCGGACCGACAAACGCGCCTTGTTCACCCCCGCCAATGTGATTGCACCGGACGAGGCGCCGGATGCGGATTATCCGATGATCCTGACCACGGGGCGGCAACTGGAACACTGGCACACAGGGTCAATGACGCGCCGCGCGACCGTGCTGGATACGCTGGAACCCGAAGCCAACTGCTCGCTTCACCCGCGCACTTTACGTGAACTGGGGGTGGAACCTGGCGAAATGATCCGCCTGACCACCCGGCGCGGCTCGGTTGAAATCATGGCCCGCGCTGACAGGTCTGTGGCGACCGATATGGTGTTCCTGCCGTTTGCCTATGTCGAGGCAGCGGCCAACATCCTGACCAATCCGGCCCTGGACCCTTACGGCAAAATCCCCGAGTTCAAGTTTGCCGCGGTCAAAGTGGAAAAAGCAGGCGCATGA
- a CDS encoding TPM domain-containing protein — protein MARILAFLYILLPTFTYAQNYPYFDSVYVNDYANIIDEQTEKRLTDQLTALRQDHDVEATVLTIGSRKTYGDSPSLEYFATGLFNEWGIGNSERNDGILILVIRDDREMRVELGSGYGSGFNRAAKETIENYFLPSFRNDKYAQGIERGTTEIIRRIALPFAQGRPEPADSEVSAKSTGRIAIFTAMIGFVLFAIRRKIGDLLIRFRKCPNCGRNGLRRKRETLFSATSTTSGQGKSTTTCDYCDYYKTDTYIIPRRSSSSTSSSGGFGGGSSSGGGASGRW, from the coding sequence ATGGCCCGTATTTTAGCATTTCTATACATTTTATTACCAACATTCACATATGCCCAAAACTATCCGTATTTTGACTCGGTCTATGTGAACGATTACGCCAATATCATTGACGAGCAGACCGAAAAGCGTCTGACGGATCAATTGACGGCATTGCGCCAAGACCATGATGTCGAGGCCACCGTGCTGACCATCGGCAGCCGTAAAACCTATGGCGACAGCCCCAGTCTGGAATATTTCGCCACAGGATTGTTCAACGAATGGGGCATTGGCAATTCTGAACGCAATGACGGCATTCTGATCCTTGTGATCCGTGATGATCGCGAAATGCGGGTGGAACTGGGCAGCGGCTATGGCAGCGGGTTTAACCGCGCGGCAAAAGAAACCATCGAGAATTATTTCCTGCCCTCGTTTCGTAATGACAAATACGCCCAGGGGATCGAACGCGGCACCACTGAAATCATCCGCCGCATTGCCCTGCCCTTTGCCCAGGGGCGACCGGAACCGGCGGACTCCGAAGTTTCTGCAAAATCCACAGGACGCATTGCCATTTTCACCGCGATGATCGGCTTTGTGCTGTTTGCCATACGACGCAAGATTGGCGATCTGCTAATCAGGTTTCGAAAATGCCCCAATTGCGGCAGAAACGGATTGCGCCGCAAACGCGAAACCCTGTTTTCCGCAACCAGCACGACATCGGGCCAAGGCAAAAGCACCACAACCTGCGACTATTGCGATTATTACAAAACCGACACCTATATTATCCCGCGCCGCTCCTCGTCCTCGACGTCTTCCAGTGGCGGCTTTGGCGGTGGTTCATCATCAGGGGGTGGCGCTTCGGGGCGCTGGTAG
- the msrB gene encoding peptide-methionine (R)-S-oxide reductase MsrB yields MAKISKTDAQWREQLSDLAYKVTRKHGTERAGSHEDFPKGAGVFHCVCCGALLFEQSTKYESGSGWPSFYAPIDGAVGESEDSKLFMRRTEVHCATCEAHLGHVFPDGPQPTGLRYCMNGVALRFEPKE; encoded by the coding sequence ATGGCGAAAATCAGCAAAACCGATGCCCAATGGCGCGAACAGCTCTCCGACCTTGCCTATAAGGTGACGCGCAAGCATGGAACCGAACGGGCCGGAAGCCATGAGGATTTCCCGAAGGGGGCCGGTGTATTCCATTGTGTTTGCTGTGGAGCGCTCCTGTTCGAGCAGTCCACAAAATATGAGTCCGGCAGCGGCTGGCCCAGTTTCTATGCGCCAATCGACGGGGCGGTGGGTGAATCCGAGGACAGCAAGCTGTTCATGCGCCGCACCGAGGTGCATTGCGCCACTTGCGAGGCGCATTTAGGGCATGTGTTTCCAGACGGGCCACAGCCGACGGGGTTGCGCTATTGCATGAACGGGGTCGCGCTGCGATTTGAGCCGAAGGAATAA
- a CDS encoding ABC-F family ATP-binding cassette domain-containing protein, protein MARAPLLQLTDISLTFGGDPVFSGLSLVVQPGDRVALVGRNGSGKSTLMKVMAGLVEADSGAVVTSPGVKVGYMEQDPDFAGFTTLGDYASSGLMEGEDYLVERVAEGLKFDPAGAVSTASGGERRRAALAKLLAEAPELMLLDEPTNHLDIQAIGWLEDYLKTTRTAYVLISHDRAFLNALTRATLWIDRGMVRRQEKGFAEFEAWRDKMWEEEDDARHKLNRKIKAEARWAVEGISARRKRNQGRVRALQELRATRSAQIKRQGTAEMVLEAGQKSGKKVIEAIDISKKYDGKTIVSNFSLKIQRGDCIGFVGPNGVGKTTLLNMLIGRLEPDSGTVSLGTNLDIALFDQNRAQLDPDVSLWESMTGDMDLRVSGKADQVMVRGNPRHVVGYLKDFLFDEAQMRAPVRSLSGGEKARLLLAKIMARESNLLVLDEPTNDLDVETLDLLQELLTDYKGTVLLVSHDRDFLDRVVRTTIAMEGDGKATVYAGGWSDYQSQRGAMAGDGKPDKKKKQSRTKPAEKPAETGLSFVEQHRLEELPAVIERLEAEINKLADFLSDPDMFTKEPVKFQKGTDALVERQAMLDAAEEEWMMLEEKAAGQE, encoded by the coding sequence ATGGCAAGAGCACCTTTATTACAACTGACAGATATATCGTTAACCTTTGGCGGGGATCCGGTGTTTTCCGGCCTGTCGCTGGTCGTGCAACCCGGGGACCGCGTGGCGCTGGTCGGGCGCAATGGCTCGGGCAAATCCACCCTGATGAAGGTGATGGCCGGTCTGGTCGAAGCCGACAGCGGCGCGGTGGTCACATCGCCCGGTGTCAAGGTCGGCTATATGGAGCAAGACCCTGATTTTGCAGGGTTTACCACGCTTGGCGACTATGCCTCCAGCGGGTTGATGGAAGGCGAGGATTATCTGGTCGAACGGGTGGCCGAGGGGCTGAAGTTCGATCCTGCCGGTGCTGTTTCCACCGCCTCGGGCGGCGAGCGACGTCGCGCGGCTTTGGCCAAACTGCTGGCCGAGGCACCCGAATTGATGCTGCTGGACGAGCCGACAAACCATCTGGATATTCAGGCCATTGGCTGGCTTGAGGATTATCTGAAAACCACCCGAACCGCTTATGTTCTGATCTCGCATGACCGCGCATTTTTGAATGCATTAACCCGCGCAACCCTTTGGATTGACAGGGGAATGGTGCGCCGCCAAGAAAAGGGTTTCGCCGAATTCGAAGCCTGGCGCGACAAGATGTGGGAAGAAGAGGACGACGCCCGTCACAAGCTGAACCGCAAGATCAAGGCCGAGGCCCGTTGGGCGGTTGAGGGTATTTCGGCGCGGCGCAAACGCAATCAGGGCCGCGTGCGCGCCTTGCAGGAATTGCGCGCAACTCGGTCGGCCCAGATCAAACGCCAAGGCACAGCGGAAATGGTGCTTGAGGCGGGGCAGAAATCCGGCAAAAAGGTGATCGAGGCGATTGATATTTCCAAGAAATATGACGGAAAAACAATCGTTTCCAATTTCTCCCTGAAAATCCAGCGCGGTGATTGCATCGGTTTTGTTGGTCCCAACGGGGTGGGCAAAACCACGCTGCTGAACATGCTGATTGGCCGCCTTGAACCGGATAGCGGCACGGTGTCGCTTGGCACCAATCTGGACATCGCCCTGTTTGACCAGAACCGCGCGCAACTGGACCCTGATGTCAGCCTGTGGGAATCCATGACCGGTGATATGGACCTGCGCGTTTCGGGCAAGGCCGATCAGGTGATGGTGCGGGGCAATCCGCGCCATGTGGTCGGATACTTGAAGGATTTCCTGTTTGACGAGGCCCAGATGCGCGCCCCGGTTCGTTCGCTTTCGGGTGGGGAAAAGGCGCGGTTGCTGCTGGCGAAAATCATGGCGCGGGAAAGCAATCTGCTGGTGCTGGATGAACCCACCAACGATCTGGATGTGGAAACGCTTGATCTGTTGCAGGAACTGCTAACCGATTATAAAGGCACGGTTTTACTAGTCAGCCACGATCGCGATTTTCTGGACCGCGTGGTGCGCACCACCATCGCGATGGAGGGCGACGGTAAGGCCACAGTTTATGCCGGTGGCTGGTCGGATTACCAATCACAGCGCGGGGCAATGGCTGGCGATGGCAAGCCGGACAAGAAGAAAAAGCAATCCAGAACCAAACCGGCGGAAAAGCCCGCCGAAACCGGATTGTCCTTTGTCGAACAGCACCGGCTGGAGGAATTGCCAGCGGTGATCGAACGGCTGGAGGCCGAGATCAACAAACTGGCCGATTTCCTGTCGGACCCCGATATGTTCACTAAGGAACCGGTGAAATTCCAGAAGGGCACCGATGCGTTGGTGGAACGTCAGGCGATGCTGGATGCGGCCGAGGAAGAATGGATGATGCTTGAGGAAAAGGCGGCAGGGCAGGAATAG
- a CDS encoding trimethylamine methyltransferase family protein, with protein MTSKPTRRTGGRAARVASRTAPLEQNMRPVRPGMEGGHYTPLSPSEVERIHLAALDALEQIGLADAPQSGIDVMVGAGAILGDDGRLRFPRALVEDMLAKAAKTITLCGRDPKHDMQIGGNNVYYGTAGAAVHMVDVLSHDYRDSTVQDLHDAARIADVLDNIHFVQRPMVARDIVDNCEMDLNTVYATVTGTTKHVGTSFFEPGFVADGVKLLHMIAGGEAAWRARPFVSISSCFVVPPMRFATDACLVMERCIEAGFPVLLLSAGQAGATAPASLAGAVMQAVAECLAGVVYVNAISPGYPAIFGTWPFVSDLRTGAMSGGSGEQALLTAACAQMHHFYGLPGAAPAGIADAKLPDMQAGWEQGISNVMAGLSGLNMVYEAAGMHASLLGFCHESLILGDDLIGQALRCLRGIEVSEDTLALDAMRSVCIGGPQHYLGHEQTLSLMQTEYLYPALASRASPKEWEEQGRPELIPAAIRRKQEILAQPSRAMLDPVLDAQIRARFNIHL; from the coding sequence ATGACCAGCAAACCAACCCGCCGAACCGGTGGTCGCGCTGCCCGCGTTGCCAGCCGTACCGCCCCGCTTGAGCAGAACATGCGCCCCGTGCGTCCCGGTATGGAAGGCGGGCATTATACCCCCCTTTCCCCGTCCGAGGTGGAACGCATCCACCTTGCCGCGCTGGATGCGCTGGAACAGATCGGACTGGCCGACGCCCCGCAAAGCGGCATTGATGTGATGGTGGGCGCAGGTGCGATCCTTGGCGATGATGGGCGCTTGCGGTTTCCGCGCGCTTTGGTCGAGGACATGCTGGCCAAAGCCGCCAAAACCATCACCCTGTGCGGCCGTGATCCAAAGCATGATATGCAGATCGGCGGGAACAATGTTTATTATGGCACGGCCGGGGCGGCCGTTCATATGGTTGACGTTCTAAGCCATGATTACCGCGACAGCACCGTGCAGGATTTGCACGATGCCGCCCGCATTGCCGATGTTCTGGACAACATCCATTTCGTGCAGCGCCCGATGGTGGCTCGCGATATTGTCGACAATTGCGAAATGGATCTGAACACCGTTTACGCCACGGTCACGGGAACCACAAAACACGTCGGCACCTCGTTTTTCGAACCGGGTTTCGTGGCCGACGGGGTTAAGTTGTTGCACATGATAGCGGGCGGCGAGGCCGCGTGGCGTGCGCGGCCTTTCGTGTCGATTTCCAGTTGTTTCGTTGTGCCGCCAATGCGGTTTGCAACCGATGCCTGTCTGGTGATGGAACGCTGTATCGAGGCCGGATTTCCGGTATTACTGTTGTCCGCAGGTCAGGCCGGCGCCACCGCGCCCGCGTCTTTGGCCGGTGCGGTGATGCAAGCCGTGGCCGAATGTCTGGCCGGTGTGGTTTATGTCAACGCCATTTCCCCCGGCTATCCGGCGATCTTTGGCACTTGGCCGTTTGTGTCGGATCTGCGCACCGGCGCGATGTCGGGTGGGTCGGGTGAGCAGGCGTTGCTGACCGCCGCATGTGCGCAGATGCACCATTTCTATGGCCTGCCCGGCGCTGCCCCGGCGGGCATTGCTGACGCCAAACTGCCCGACATGCAGGCCGGATGGGAGCAAGGAATATCCAACGTCATGGCGGGCCTTTCCGGCCTGAATATGGTTTACGAGGCCGCAGGTATGCACGCCTCTTTGCTGGGCTTTTGCCACGAGAGCCTGATCCTCGGGGATGACCTGATCGGACAGGCCCTGCGCTGTTTGCGCGGAATCGAGGTTAGCGAGGACACGCTGGCACTGGACGCCATGCGATCGGTTTGCATTGGCGGGCCGCAGCATTATCTGGGGCATGAACAGACGCTATCGCTGATGCAGACTGAATATCTGTATCCCGCCCTTGCCAGCCGCGCTTCGCCCAAGGAATGGGAGGAACAGGGCCGTCCCGAGTTGATCCCCGCCGCGATCCGCCGCAAACAGGAAATTTTGGCGCAACCCAGCCGGGCAATGCTGGATCCCGTGCTGGACGCCCAAATCAGGGCGCGGTTCAATATCCACCTCTAA
- a CDS encoding NAD(P)H-dependent oxidoreductase subunit E, protein MAKDDTSGIWKSGRGKGRHMPKGRQLDDTAWNEVRALIAPDRLSRDLLIENLHILQDAYGHLSAAHLRALAEEMRISQAEVYEVASFYAHFDVVKEGETPPPALTIRVCDSLSCEMAGAAQLKAALESGLEADKVRVVRAPCMGRCDTAPVVELGHNHIDHATAGAIQAAIAAGDTHAHIPDYQGLADYRTDGGYVELQRLRESGDWEQVQEKILSSGLRGLGGAGFPSGTKWGFVRGNVGPRYLAVNGDEGEPGTFKDRYYLERTPHLMLEGMLIAAWAVQAERCYIYMRDEYPAVLEILRREIKALESEAIVPKGYIELRRGAGAYICGEESAMIESIEGKRGLPRHRPPFVAEVGLFGRPTLVHNVETLHWVARVCREGPQVLNSVEKNGRKGLRSYSVSGRVKQPGVHLLPAGSTITDIVSAAGGMQNGHSFMAYQPGGPSSGLLPASMDDIPLDFDTLQPHGTFIGSAAVVVLSDQDSARAAALNMLRFFEDESCGQCTPCRVGCEKAVKLMQADHWDMPLLEELCQTMEDASICGLGQAAPNAIRLTMKHFKGEVE, encoded by the coding sequence ATGGCCAAAGACGACACATCCGGCATCTGGAAATCGGGGCGTGGCAAGGGGCGGCATATGCCCAAGGGCCGCCAACTGGATGACACCGCCTGGAACGAGGTTCGGGCGCTGATCGCCCCCGACCGGCTGTCCCGCGACCTGCTGATTGAAAACCTGCATATCCTGCAAGATGCCTATGGCCATCTGTCCGCCGCCCATCTGCGCGCACTGGCCGAAGAAATGCGCATCAGTCAGGCCGAGGTTTACGAGGTCGCCAGTTTCTATGCCCATTTTGATGTGGTGAAAGAGGGCGAGACCCCGCCGCCTGCTTTAACCATACGGGTTTGCGACAGCCTGTCCTGTGAAATGGCGGGAGCGGCGCAATTGAAGGCGGCTTTGGAAAGCGGGCTGGAGGCTGACAAGGTGCGGGTGGTTCGCGCGCCCTGCATGGGCCGCTGTGACACCGCGCCGGTGGTGGAACTGGGGCATAACCATATTGATCACGCAACCGCCGGGGCGATTCAGGCGGCGATTGCGGCGGGGGATACCCATGCGCATATCCCTGATTATCAGGGGCTGGCCGACTACAGGACGGATGGCGGGTACGTTGAATTGCAGCGCCTGCGTGAAAGCGGCGACTGGGAGCAGGTGCAGGAGAAAATCCTGTCCTCCGGCCTGCGCGGGCTTGGCGGGGCAGGGTTTCCATCCGGCACCAAATGGGGTTTCGTGCGGGGCAACGTTGGCCCGCGTTATCTGGCTGTGAACGGGGACGAGGGCGAGCCGGGCACCTTCAAGGATCGCTACTATCTGGAACGCACCCCGCATCTTATGTTGGAGGGGATGCTGATCGCCGCATGGGCGGTTCAGGCCGAACGTTGCTATATCTACATGCGTGACGAATATCCGGCGGTTCTGGAGATATTGCGGCGTGAAATCAAGGCACTGGAATCCGAAGCTATAGTTCCAAAAGGCTATATCGAGCTGCGCCGAGGTGCCGGCGCCTATATCTGCGGCGAGGAAAGCGCGATGATCGAGAGCATCGAGGGCAAGCGCGGTTTGCCCCGCCACCGCCCGCCGTTCGTGGCCGAAGTAGGCCTGTTTGGTCGCCCCACGCTGGTGCATAACGTCGAAACCCTGCACTGGGTGGCGCGGGTGTGTCGCGAGGGACCGCAGGTGCTGAACTCGGTTGAAAAGAACGGCCGCAAGGGGTTGCGAAGCTATTCGGTGTCGGGGCGGGTGAAACAGCCCGGTGTGCATCTGCTACCGGCCGGATCGACCATCACCGATATTGTCTCGGCGGCAGGTGGGATGCAAAACGGCCACAGCTTTATGGCCTATCAGCCGGGCGGACCATCTTCGGGCCTGCTGCCCGCCAGCATGGACGACATCCCGCTGGATTTCGACACATTGCAACCGCATGGCACCTTCATCGGCTCGGCCGCTGTGGTGGTCCTGTCCGATCAGGACAGCGCGCGCGCCGCCGCCCTGAACATGCTGCGGTTTTTCGAGGATGAAAGCTGCGGCCAATGCACCCCATGTCGGGTGGGCTGTGAAAAAGCGGTGAAACTGATGCAGGCCGATCACTGGGATATGCCTTTGCTGGAAGAACTGTGCCAGACGATGGAGGATGCCAGCATCTGCGGGCTGGGGCAGGCGGCCCCGAACGCGATCCGGTTGACCATGAAACACTTCAAAGGCGAGGTAGAGTGA
- a CDS encoding SDR family NAD(P)-dependent oxidoreductase translates to MQIDQTAAIITGGASGLGEATARSLRSAGAQVVILDRDAERGAAVAGEIGAGFAEVNVTDEDSVAAGIKTAVAHMGKVNACVNCAGIASGEKTMGRDGPHRLDSFKRTIDINLVGTFNVLRLAAAEMSNNETDADGARGVIVNTASIAAFDGQMGQASYAASKAGIAGLSLPVARDLARNGIRVMAIAPGIFLTPMLEGLGPEIIDGLAVDVTFPKRLGKPAEYASLVKFIIENDYLNGEVIRIDGALRMR, encoded by the coding sequence ATGCAGATCGACCAGACAGCAGCCATCATCACCGGCGGGGCCTCGGGCCTTGGTGAAGCGACCGCACGCAGCTTGCGAAGTGCAGGTGCCCAAGTGGTGATCTTGGACCGTGACGCCGAACGTGGCGCGGCTGTGGCCGGTGAAATCGGCGCGGGTTTTGCCGAGGTGAATGTGACGGACGAGGACAGTGTGGCGGCAGGCATCAAGACCGCCGTGGCGCATATGGGCAAGGTCAACGCCTGTGTGAATTGTGCGGGCATCGCCAGCGGCGAGAAAACCATGGGCCGTGACGGGCCGCACCGGCTGGACAGCTTCAAGCGCACGATCGACATCAATCTGGTGGGCACCTTCAATGTGCTGCGACTGGCGGCTGCGGAAATGTCGAACAATGAAACGGATGCGGACGGCGCGCGCGGTGTGATCGTCAACACCGCATCTATTGCGGCCTTTGACGGGCAGATGGGCCAAGCATCCTATGCCGCGTCCAAAGCAGGCATCGCGGGGCTGTCGCTGCCGGTGGCCCGCGATCTGGCCCGAAACGGCATCCGCGTGATGGCGATTGCCCCGGGGATATTCCTGACGCCGATGCTGGAGGGGCTGGGGCCGGAAATCATCGACGGGCTGGCTGTGGATGTGACCTTTCCAAAGCGGTTGGGCAAGCCTGCGGAATATGCTTCGCTGGTAAAATTCATCATTGAAAACGACTATCTGAACGGCGAAGTGATCCGCATCGACGGGGCGCTGAGGATGCGTTAG
- a CDS encoding GNAT family N-acetyltransferase, whose product MDILNRGRYRASRAQTPDEVSQAQRLRALAFAGDADGQDADGFDECCDHILVRDQDSGALVACYRLMLLPDGATIDQSYSAQFYDLSALKPFKSPMLELGRFCTRPDHHDPEIVRVAWGAMTRIVDGQGVGMLFGCSSFAGTDANSHRDAFALLRARHQAPAPWRIGVKAAEVVPLPDDPVPADAIRHIPPLLRTYLAMGGWVSDHAVIDRQMDTLHVFTGVEISAIPEARKRLLRAVAG is encoded by the coding sequence ATGGACATCCTGAATCGCGGCCGCTATCGCGCCAGCCGCGCGCAAACACCGGACGAGGTTTCGCAGGCCCAACGCCTGCGCGCGCTGGCGTTTGCGGGGGATGCAGACGGGCAGGATGCGGACGGGTTTGACGAATGTTGCGACCATATTCTGGTGCGCGATCAGGACAGCGGCGCGCTGGTGGCCTGTTACCGCCTAATGCTGCTGCCTGACGGGGCGACGATTGACCAAAGCTATTCCGCGCAATTCTATGACCTATCCGCGTTAAAACCGTTCAAATCCCCGATGCTGGAACTGGGCCGGTTCTGCACCCGCCCTGATCACCATGACCCCGAGATTGTCCGTGTCGCCTGGGGGGCGATGACGCGGATCGTGGACGGGCAGGGGGTGGGGATGCTGTTTGGCTGCTCGTCCTTCGCCGGCACCGATGCGAATAGCCACAGAGATGCCTTTGCCCTGCTGCGTGCCCGCCATCAGGCTCCGGCCCCGTGGCGCATTGGTGTCAAAGCTGCCGAAGTGGTGCCGCTGCCTGACGACCCCGTCCCAGCCGACGCCATCCGCCACATCCCGCCCTTGTTGCGCACCTATCTGGCGATGGGGGGCTGGGTATCGGACCACGCGGTGATTGACCGGCAAATGGATACCCTGCATGTGTTTACAGGTGTTGAAATCAGTGCCATCCCCGAAGCCCGCAAACGTCTGTTGCGCGCGGTGGCGGGATAA